One stretch of Cryptosporidium parvum Iowa II chromosome 3, whole genome shotgun sequence DNA includes these proteins:
- a CDS encoding possible t-snare domain, possible transmembrane domain or GPI anchor signal at C-terminus produces MLLQELQFKFSKLDSLISRYEYLSKTKKFGDSTVSFCSQNINNALESIQIELKSLKEPSEKKKFEEFLNSRSDRIRNINESWTKNALIPTEQVTYNTKRNFNEDIQSLNDSDLTDYKKGDALIKLTDESIIRMKQSLTYTDKLGDDSLNKMNTQKEQLDRIRNELDNVKDNIYKANISLKAIARNTATDFCVQMLCGILSICLLIIIVLLVVLGIRKNKQSE; encoded by the coding sequence ATGCTTTTGCAAGAGCTTCAGTTTAAATTTTCTAAACTGGACTCGCTGATTTCAAGATATGAATATCTTTCGAAAACCAAAAAATTTGGGGACTCTACTGTTTCGTTTTGTTCCCAGAATATTAACAATGCATTAGAATCTATTCAAATTGAACTCAAATCATTAAAGGAACCAAGcgagaaaaaaaaatttgaggAATTTCTTAATTCTCGAAGTGACCgtattagaaatattaatgaatctTGGACAAAAAATGCACTAATTCCTACAGAACAAGTTACATATAATACGAAACGAAATTTTAACGAAGATATTCAATCTTTGAATGATAGCGACTTAACAGACTATAAAAAAGGCGATGCTTTAATAAAGCTAACAGATGAATCAATTATAAGAATGAAACAATCTCTAACGTATACTGATAAACTAGGAGATGATTCTCTTAACAAAATGAATACTCAAAAAGAACAATTAGACAGGATCCGGAATGAATTGGATAATGtaaaagataatatttataaagcTAACATATCTTTGAAGGCTATTGCTAGAAACACTGCAACCGACTTTTGCGTACAGATGTTGTGCGGAATATTATCTATTTGTTTGCTGATAATTATCGTACTCTTAGTCGTACTCGGCATTAGGAAAAATAAACAATCTGAATAA